The following coding sequences lie in one Apium graveolens cultivar Ventura chromosome 1, ASM990537v1, whole genome shotgun sequence genomic window:
- the LOC141709393 gene encoding uncharacterized protein LOC141709393 translates to MCEEEVGTYEDNNVKENNEEVKDVEEAGADVEEIGVDVEQFGADADQVGAEVETMVKKGVETEVGSLEWMLAVGTPYNVVAYTIMGNDVLGGEKIMHGLPLAKENARVSITRVVSGSAAIPVPVGDEIKTVNEAVGKYIAWPRDLILEVNTSVAPMVEPKKGGKKSAVKKWKHVKDCIEEYVVKMGPNYLHALKCLWIWENEALSNDQTTSFKLSQEALGSTKKYCLFLSDVYALCTRGEISASIICIYIHLLYENLKRNKMTHMVAFVDPGTIGAKSCGSAAERSRALAYRFKTAKKGQNHWVLSVVNPDAQVVYHLDPLKRRIASSEWMEVVDNSIKLYKDSARKMLKRKIVWENLAGVSVQNESKDCGLFVMLYMREICEDKEFDFCSKWLQRGNNSFTEDDINDIKDAWAKFFLKYHT, encoded by the exons ATGTGTGAAGAAGAAGTTGGAACTTATGAAGATAACAATGTAAAAGAAAATAATGAGGAAGTGAAAGATGTGGAAGAAGCTGGAGCTGATGTGGAAGAAATTGGAGTTGATGTTGAACAATTTGGAGCTGATGCTGACCAAGTTGGAGCTGAGGTGGAGACTATGGTCAAAAAGGGTGTTGAGACTGAAGTAGGTTCTTTGGAGTGGATGTTAGCCGTTGGGACCCCATACAATGTTGTTGCTTATACAATAATGGGAAATGATGTTTTAGGTGGGGAGAAAATTATGCACGGATTGCCACTCGCAAAAGAAAATGCACGAGTATCAATCACTCGTGTAGTCAGTGGATCTGCTGCAATTCCCGTTCCAGTCGGGGATGAAATCAAAACTGTAAATGAAGCGGTTGGAAAGTACATAGCTTGGCCAAGAGACCTTATACTAGAAGTGAACACATCTGTTGCACCGATGGTAGAACCGAAAAAG GGAGGGAAGAAAAGTGCTGTAAAGAAATGGAAACATGTCAAGGATTGTATCGAAGAGTATGTGGTTAAAATGGGTCCAAATTATCTTCATGCTTTAAAATGTCTATGGATTTGGGAAAATGAAGCCTTAAGTAATGATCAAACAACCTCTTTTAAATTGTCCCAAGAAGCTTTGGGTTCAACCAAAAAGTATTGTCTCTTTCTATCAGATGTCTACGCTTTGTGCACTAGAGGTGAAATATCAGCCTCTATCATTTGCATCTACATTCA TTTATTGTATGAAAACTTGAAAAGGAACAAGATGACACATATGGTAGCTTTTGTTGACCCTGGCACAATAGGCGCTAAATCTTGTGGTTCTGCTGCAGAAAGGTCGCGTGCTCTTGCTTATAGATTCAAAACTGCTAAGAAAGGGCA GAATCATTGGGTTTTGAGTGTTGTCAATCCAGATGCACAAGTAGTCTATCACTTGGACCCTTTGAAGCGGCGAATTGCAAGTTCAGAATGGATGGAGGTGGTTGACAA TTCCATTAAACTGTACAAGGATAGTGCGAGAAAGATGTTAAAGAGAAAAATAGTCTGGGAGAATTTGGCG GGAGTTTCGGTCCAGAATGAAAGCAAGGATTGTGGATTGTTTGTGATGCTCTATATGAGGGAAATATGTGAAGATAAGGAATTTGATTTCTGCTCAAAG TGGCTTCAGAGGGGCAACAACAGTTTCACCGAAGATGATATAAATGACATTAAGGATGCATGGGCAAAGTTCTTCCTGAAGTATCACACTTAG